The Crocosphaera subtropica ATCC 51142 genome includes a window with the following:
- a CDS encoding pentapeptide repeat-containing protein has product MKASELINLYNARRRDFPGECLRGQNFAGKDLSGANFRGCDIRGANFTGATLIEANFSNATAGLQKQWMMGLLLVAFLLIALSSVCSAFVGYLVSLILNSSSVDNQVAGWVSLGILLIFCLISYWKGLGRGLAAVAITVAVAFTAAAAGSLTAAIALTVSFAVAIAVVVAVAIAMAVAVTEVMIIGIAVAVAVVGGIVEAIASAVAVPLAIAIVAAAGALALFASFVAYRAMKGDPRDAWIRTLAVAFAAIGGTTFRKANLTDANFSQTRLKSTDFRDAILTRTCFKNAQKLDRIRPENTLLSQTNVKDLLMTGYGYKKSYVNANLQGANLDGANLNEANLKQCNLNDASLRGTNLEWTNLTQVSAINTNFTHCNLTGACIEAWNIDQTTILDNVDCQYLFLLEKPGNNGTRERRPHDPNKMFQPGDFEKLYQKIINTVELFLKNGINLEAFKQAFDKIVEENPNISYDNIQGIEKKGNDVLVTVEVPEDTDKADIQNTFDEVYELRLKAATATKLLEAEKEHKKDIIKVVDALKSSQTNIINENKAMTNSSDNSQNIQMRDINATNSVVNLGEISGQVSNNIQQIPDYSEDEKPSIKQLLSQLKTAIETEKNLDDETKADALDSVNNITEAAKNPEDSNLKKLAKLSKNAILGIVSTLPTATTLVVECNKLLPAISQLLGL; this is encoded by the coding sequence ATGAAAGCATCCGAACTAATTAACCTCTATAACGCACGAAGACGGGACTTCCCAGGGGAATGTCTTAGGGGTCAAAACTTTGCCGGAAAGGACTTATCAGGAGCAAATTTTAGGGGTTGTGATATTCGAGGGGCAAACTTTACAGGAGCAACCCTCATAGAAGCAAATTTTAGTAATGCAACGGCAGGGTTACAAAAACAGTGGATGATGGGCTTATTATTAGTTGCTTTTCTGCTTATTGCTCTGTCTAGCGTTTGCTCTGCCTTTGTTGGTTACTTAGTTTCTTTAATATTGAATAGCTCCAGTGTAGACAATCAAGTAGCAGGATGGGTTAGTTTAGGGATATTATTAATTTTTTGTCTGATTAGTTATTGGAAAGGACTGGGAAGGGGGTTAGCAGCCGTAGCTATAACCGTAGCTGTAGCCTTCACTGCAGCCGCAGCCGGAAGCCTAACTGCAGCCATAGCTTTGACCGTATCCTTTGCCGTAGCCATAGCAGTCGTTGTAGCCGTAGCCATAGCCATGGCCGTAGCGGTAACCGAAGTCATGATCATAGGTATAGCTGTAGCTGTAGCCGTAGTTGGAGGCATAGTCGAGGCCATAGCCTCCGCAGTAGCCGTACCCCTAGCTATAGCCATCGTAGCCGCAGCCGGAGCGTTAGCCCTATTTGCCTCTTTTGTAGCCTATCGTGCCATGAAAGGTGATCCGAGAGATGCTTGGATACGCACCTTAGCGGTGGCATTTGCGGCTATTGGTGGTACTACTTTTAGAAAGGCTAACCTGACTGATGCTAACTTCAGCCAAACAAGGTTAAAAAGTACAGATTTTCGAGACGCTATTTTAACCCGTACTTGCTTCAAAAACGCCCAAAAATTGGATCGTATTCGTCCAGAAAATACCTTACTTTCTCAAACTAATGTCAAAGACTTATTAATGACAGGTTATGGTTACAAAAAATCTTATGTCAATGCCAACTTACAAGGAGCCAACCTAGACGGAGCCAACTTAAATGAAGCTAACCTGAAACAGTGTAATCTAAATGATGCCAGTTTGCGAGGCACTAACCTAGAATGGACAAATTTAACCCAAGTTTCTGCTATTAATACTAACTTTACGCACTGTAATTTAACGGGAGCTTGTATTGAAGCTTGGAACATCGATCAAACCACTATTTTAGATAACGTTGACTGTCAATATTTATTTTTATTAGAAAAGCCAGGAAACAATGGAACCAGGGAACGCCGTCCCCATGATCCTAATAAAATGTTTCAACCAGGAGACTTTGAAAAACTATACCAAAAAATTATTAATACAGTAGAATTATTCTTGAAAAATGGAATTAACCTTGAGGCGTTTAAACAGGCATTTGATAAAATTGTCGAAGAAAACCCTAATATTAGTTATGATAATATTCAAGGCATTGAGAAAAAAGGTAATGATGTTTTAGTGACAGTAGAAGTTCCTGAAGATACAGACAAAGCTGACATACAAAATACGTTTGATGAAGTTTATGAACTCAGATTAAAAGCAGCCACGGCTACGAAACTCTTAGAAGCAGAAAAAGAACATAAAAAAGATATAATTAAAGTAGTGGACGCTTTAAAATCTTCCCAAACCAATATTATTAATGAAAACAAAGCCATGACTAATAGTTCAGATAATAGCCAAAACATCCAAATGAGAGATATTAATGCTACTAATTCCGTTGTTAATTTAGGAGAGATTAGCGGACAAGTCAGCAATAATATTCAACAAATACCTGACTATTCAGAAGATGAAAAACCTAGCATAAAACAGCTATTAAGTCAATTAAAAACTGCAATAGAAACCGAAAAAAATCTCGACGATGAGACAAAAGCCGACGCATTAGACAGTGTGAATAATATTACTGAAGCGGCGAAAAATCCCGAAGATAGTAACTTGAAAAAGTTGGCAAAACTCTCTAAAAACGCTATTTTAGGGATTGTTTCTACCTTACCCACTGCTACAACATTAGTCGTAGAATGTAATAAGTTATTACCCGCAATTAGTCAATTATTAGGACTTTAG
- the cbiD gene encoding cobalt-precorrin-5B (C(1))-methyltransferase CbiD yields the protein MTQPQPRTGYTLPAFACASAIAALNHLQNKDNNGAVSLDLIEPDKTVSIAIQQVAKINNHTALGITISDPGDNLDLTRNTPIWATVEVRENSDKNEQEQILIKGGEGIGKQINNDNKDAIYSYATKLLKHNLQPYLKPTEAIIVTIILPEGKKLAKRTSNEAFGVIEGLSLLGTSGISHPLSSPDQLNSYQQELREKAKQFDTLVFCLGENGLDLARKLGINSQQLIKTANWLGPLLVTAATEKVNSILLFGYHGKLIKLAGGIFHTHHHLADGRLEILVAHGVKMGLDNAILQQLLDCETTEEGLQLLRKIDAETNNNFTEKIYQSLVETIDKRTKLYIRKYIDFDVNIGSIVFGRNRKIIMVSETGKLLQNKLRV from the coding sequence ATGACTCAACCTCAACCTCGCACTGGTTACACTTTACCAGCATTCGCTTGTGCCTCTGCGATCGCCGCTTTAAACCATTTACAAAATAAAGACAATAATGGTGCAGTTTCTCTAGATTTAATAGAACCCGATAAAACTGTCAGTATTGCCATTCAACAAGTAGCAAAAATAAATAATCATACTGCTTTAGGAATTACCATTAGTGATCCAGGAGATAACTTAGATTTAACTAGAAATACTCCAATCTGGGCAACAGTAGAAGTTAGAGAAAATAGTGATAAAAATGAACAAGAACAAATCCTTATCAAAGGAGGGGAAGGTATAGGCAAACAAATCAATAATGATAACAAAGATGCTATTTATTCCTACGCAACTAAACTATTAAAGCACAACTTACAACCATATTTAAAGCCAACAGAAGCTATTATCGTTACAATCATCTTACCCGAAGGAAAAAAGTTAGCAAAACGCACATCTAATGAAGCATTTGGAGTGATTGAAGGACTTTCTTTATTGGGAACTTCTGGAATTTCTCACCCTTTGAGTTCTCCCGATCAATTAAATAGTTATCAACAAGAATTAAGAGAAAAAGCAAAACAATTTGATACCTTAGTTTTTTGCTTAGGAGAAAATGGCTTAGATTTAGCTAGAAAATTAGGAATCAATTCCCAACAATTAATCAAAACAGCTAACTGGTTAGGTCCTTTGTTAGTAACAGCAGCAACGGAAAAAGTTAACTCGATTTTATTATTTGGTTATCATGGAAAACTTATAAAATTAGCAGGAGGAATCTTCCATACCCATCATCATTTAGCCGATGGAAGACTAGAAATATTAGTGGCGCATGGGGTAAAAATGGGTTTAGATAATGCAATTTTACAACAACTTTTAGATTGTGAAACCACAGAAGAGGGATTGCAATTATTGAGGAAAATAGATGCAGAAACAAACAATAATTTTACAGAAAAAATTTATCAATCTCTTGTAGAAACCATTGACAAAAGAACAAAGTTATATATTAGAAAATATATAGATTTTGATGTTAACATTGGCTCAATTGTTTTTGGACGCAATCGCAAAATTATTATGGTTAGTGAAACAGGAAAATTATTACAGAATAAATTAAGAGTTTAA
- a CDS encoding response regulator yields the protein MIAREGQQDKIILLVEDSKADIRLVQEVLKTSTVPHQLMIVRNGMDAMAYLRKEGEFNESPRPNLIILDLNLPRKDGREVLAEIKSDPNLKRIPVIVLTTSSNDEDIQESYDLYVNCYITKSRNLKDLFKLVKGIESFWLDTVTLPSE from the coding sequence GTGATCGCAAGAGAGGGTCAACAAGATAAGATTATCCTCTTAGTAGAAGATTCTAAGGCAGATATTCGTCTGGTTCAAGAAGTGCTAAAAACCAGTACCGTTCCCCATCAATTAATGATCGTCAGGAATGGGATGGATGCAATGGCCTACTTGCGAAAAGAAGGGGAGTTTAATGAGTCTCCCCGACCTAATTTAATTATTCTTGATTTGAATTTACCCCGCAAGGATGGAAGGGAAGTCTTAGCAGAAATTAAAAGCGATCCTAATCTTAAACGAATTCCTGTGATTGTGTTAACAACATCGAGTAATGATGAGGATATCCAAGAAAGTTATGACCTCTATGTAAACTGTTATATTACTAAGTCTCGTAATTTAAAAGACTTGTTTAAATTGGTTAAAGGAATTGAATCTTTTTGGTTAGATACAGTAACCTTACCTTCAGAATAA
- the btpA gene encoding photosystem I biogenesis protein BtpA codes for MDLTQIFNTTNPVIGVVHLLPLPTSPRWGGSLTAVIERAEQEATALAAGGVDGIIVENFFDAPFTKEKVDPVVISAMTLIVDRIKNLVVVPVGINLLRNDAIGAMAIASTINAQFIRVNVLTGIMATDQGLIEGNAHELLRYRRQLDADVAILADVLVKHARPLGTPNLTTAVQDTIERGLADGIILSGWATGSPPSLEDLELATAAAQETPVFIGSGADWDNIGKLMTAADGVIVASSLKRHGKISEPVDPIRVAQFVEAAKEISASKENTKSQQPVKLRS; via the coding sequence GTGGACTTGACTCAAATATTCAACACGACCAACCCAGTTATTGGTGTCGTTCATCTGCTGCCCTTACCCACGTCACCCCGTTGGGGAGGTAGTTTAACTGCAGTTATTGAACGGGCCGAACAAGAAGCCACCGCCCTGGCCGCCGGTGGAGTTGATGGTATTATCGTAGAAAACTTTTTTGATGCCCCTTTCACCAAAGAAAAGGTTGATCCGGTGGTCATCAGTGCCATGACTTTGATTGTTGATCGCATCAAAAACTTAGTGGTGGTTCCTGTTGGTATTAACCTACTACGAAACGACGCAATAGGGGCAATGGCCATCGCTTCGACCATTAATGCCCAATTTATCCGTGTCAATGTCTTAACGGGCATTATGGCCACGGATCAGGGGTTAATTGAAGGGAATGCCCACGAACTACTGCGCTATCGTCGCCAGTTAGATGCTGACGTAGCGATTTTAGCGGATGTTTTGGTCAAACACGCCCGTCCCCTAGGCACTCCTAATCTAACCACAGCCGTACAAGATACCATCGAACGAGGTCTGGCCGACGGCATTATTCTATCAGGATGGGCGACAGGGAGTCCCCCCAGTCTCGAAGACTTAGAACTGGCCACGGCAGCAGCCCAAGAAACACCGGTTTTTATCGGGAGTGGGGCGGATTGGGATAATATTGGTAAATTAATGACAGCAGCTGATGGGGTGATTGTTGCTAGTTCCCTCAAACGTCATGGAAAAATTAGCGAACCCGTTGATCCCATTCGGGTTGCCCAGTTTGTCGAGGCAGCCAAAGAAATCAGCGCCTCTAAAGAAAATACAAAATCTC
- the coxB gene encoding cytochrome c oxidase subunit II → MKIPSNIITLLVGIVITLASLWYGQNHGLMPVAASEDAQQVDNIFNFMMTIATGLFLLIEGVLVYSVIRFRRRKGDTTDGPPIEGNVPLEILWTAIPTIIVFILALYSFEAYNNMGGLDPVISRDHSPQQIAMGGHQHQMALGIGNSATEDNPAVMVDVKAIQYAWIFTYPETGIVSGELHVPIDRPVQLNIDAGDVLHAFWVPQLRLKQDAIPGREAVLAFTANREGDYPIICAELCGAYHGGMKSVLHVDSPEAYAQWEESNKPVQEAKIGETAMVAPKDMSDQEFLSPYAEDMGMNPHMVAELASNHSDHPL, encoded by the coding sequence GTGAAGATTCCAAGTAACATTATCACCTTACTCGTTGGTATCGTCATTACATTAGCCAGTCTCTGGTACGGTCAAAACCATGGCCTAATGCCGGTGGCGGCCTCTGAAGATGCCCAACAGGTAGACAATATATTCAACTTTATGATGACTATTGCGACAGGACTTTTTCTGTTGATAGAAGGAGTTTTAGTTTACAGTGTCATTCGATTTCGTCGTCGTAAAGGAGATACGACCGACGGGCCTCCCATTGAAGGGAATGTTCCCCTAGAAATTCTCTGGACTGCCATTCCCACCATTATTGTCTTCATTCTTGCCCTTTATAGCTTTGAAGCCTATAACAATATGGGAGGACTTGATCCCGTCATTTCTAGAGATCATTCTCCCCAACAAATCGCTATGGGTGGCCATCAGCATCAAATGGCCTTAGGTATTGGTAACTCTGCAACAGAGGACAACCCGGCTGTAATGGTGGATGTCAAAGCCATTCAATACGCCTGGATTTTCACCTATCCTGAAACGGGAATTGTTTCGGGTGAACTCCATGTCCCCATTGATCGCCCTGTACAACTGAACATTGATGCAGGGGATGTGCTTCACGCCTTTTGGGTTCCCCAACTGCGGTTAAAACAAGATGCCATTCCTGGCCGAGAAGCGGTGTTAGCCTTTACGGCTAACCGTGAAGGAGATTATCCCATCATTTGCGCCGAACTTTGTGGGGCTTATCATGGCGGTATGAAATCAGTGCTTCATGTGGATAGTCCCGAAGCTTACGCCCAATGGGAAGAAAGCAATAAACCCGTACAAGAAGCCAAAATAGGAGAAACCGCTATGGTTGCTCCCAAAGATATGAGCGATCAAGAATTTCTCAGCCCTTATGCCGAAGACATGGGCATGAATCCCCACATGGTAGCTGAATTAGCCAGTAATCATTCTGATCACCCTTTGTAA
- a CDS encoding rhodanese-related sulfurtransferase, translating to MLYTVATFYKFIPFPDCAEKQARILKYCQGHAVKGTILLSYEGINGTIAGTTDNIEAVINYLSKDERLADLEVKYSTASDLPFERLKVRLKKEIVTLGMPEVNPNEQVGTYVTPEQWNDLIKDKETIVIDTRNNYEVDIGTFKGAINPHTESFREFPEYVQENLDPKKHKKIAMFCTGGIRCEKASSFLLQQGFSEVYHLKGGILKYLEEVPEKQSLWQGECFVFDERVAVKHQLEIGSYEMCLGCGHPISDKDKTSDKYEQGVSCPHCYDSLTPEKIAKQREKKRQLLQKKETV from the coding sequence ATGCTTTACACTGTCGCTACTTTCTACAAATTTATTCCTTTTCCCGACTGTGCTGAAAAACAAGCCAGAATCTTGAAATATTGTCAAGGTCATGCTGTCAAAGGCACTATACTATTGTCCTACGAAGGTATTAACGGAACGATCGCAGGAACCACCGATAATATTGAAGCAGTGATCAACTATTTAAGCAAAGATGAACGTTTAGCTGACTTAGAGGTTAAATACTCCACTGCATCTGATCTTCCTTTTGAACGCCTAAAAGTACGCCTAAAAAAAGAAATTGTTACCCTAGGAATGCCAGAAGTTAACCCTAATGAACAAGTAGGAACCTATGTTACGCCTGAACAATGGAATGACTTAATTAAGGATAAAGAAACCATTGTTATTGATACGAGAAATAATTATGAAGTGGATATCGGAACCTTTAAAGGTGCAATTAATCCTCACACTGAATCTTTTCGAGAATTTCCTGAGTATGTACAAGAAAATTTAGATCCCAAAAAGCACAAAAAAATAGCAATGTTTTGCACGGGTGGAATACGATGTGAAAAAGCAAGTTCTTTTTTATTGCAACAAGGATTTTCCGAAGTTTATCATCTCAAAGGGGGCATTTTAAAATATTTAGAAGAAGTTCCAGAGAAACAAAGCTTATGGCAAGGAGAATGTTTCGTTTTTGATGAACGAGTCGCCGTTAAACATCAGTTAGAAATAGGCAGTTATGAAATGTGTTTAGGGTGTGGTCATCCCATTTCAGACAAGGACAAAACATCGGATAAATATGAACAAGGGGTTTCTTGTCCCCATTGCTATGATAGTTTAACCCCTGAAAAAATAGCTAAACAAAGAGAGAAAAAAAGACAATTATTACAAAAAAAAGAAACAGTATGA
- the brnA gene encoding type II toxin-antitoxin system BrnA family antitoxin: MKVKTFDEKFDRGEEDIIGHPDLRQAQRIGLSQKRVNVDFPQWMIKSLHREARRLGITQQSLIKVWIAERLEKFLY; this comes from the coding sequence ATGAAAGTCAAGACATTTGATGAAAAGTTTGACCGAGGGGAAGAAGATATCATTGGACACCCTGATCTTCGTCAAGCACAGCGCATTGGTTTGAGTCAAAAAAGGGTTAATGTTGATTTTCCACAGTGGATGATTAAATCACTACATCGTGAAGCGAGACGGTTGGGAATAACACAACAGTCCTTGATCAAAGTATGGATCGCTGAACGGCTAGAAAAATTTTTATACTAA
- a CDS encoding cytochrome c oxidase subunit 3, with translation MQGSAIQQPQGTVPEQSGHHGGHEGHPDHRLFGIALFLVAESSIFLGLFTAYIIYKTIMPVWPPEGTPELELLLPGINTIILVSSSFVMHKGQTAIKKNDVSGLQLWFGITAVMGIIFLVGQMYEYFHLEMGLTTNLFASSFYALTGFHGLHVTFGLLLTLAVLWRSRKPGHYTSESFFGVEAAELYWHFVDVIWIILFILVYLL, from the coding sequence ATGCAAGGATCAGCGATTCAACAACCTCAAGGAACGGTTCCTGAACAAAGTGGGCATCACGGTGGCCATGAAGGACATCCCGATCATCGACTGTTTGGTATTGCCCTGTTTTTAGTGGCGGAAAGTTCCATTTTCCTAGGCTTATTTACAGCCTATATCATCTACAAAACTATCATGCCGGTTTGGCCCCCAGAAGGCACTCCAGAACTGGAATTATTATTACCTGGAATCAATACTATCATCCTGGTTTCTAGTAGTTTTGTCATGCACAAAGGACAAACCGCGATTAAGAAAAATGATGTGTCAGGGTTACAACTTTGGTTTGGTATTACTGCGGTAATGGGGATTATTTTCCTCGTTGGCCAAATGTATGAATACTTCCATCTAGAGATGGGATTAACGACCAATTTATTCGCCAGTTCTTTTTACGCTTTAACTGGGTTTCATGGTCTTCATGTGACCTTTGGACTATTATTAACTCTAGCGGTTTTATGGCGTTCTCGTAAACCAGGACACTACACAAGTGAGTCCTTTTTCGGCGTAGAAGCAGCCGAACTTTACTGGCACTTTGTTGATGTCATTTGGATCATTCTTTTTATCTTGGTTTATTTACTATAA
- the ctaD gene encoding cytochrome c oxidase subunit I, which yields MTITVESTHMEHQQRKWTDYFTFCTDHKVIGIQYLVTSFAFYFIGGAFAEVLRTELATADPDFVTPAMYNQFMTLHGTIMIFLWIVPAGAAFANYLIPLMIGADDMAFPTLNAVAFWLTPPGGILLLLSFFVDGGAAQAGWTSYPPLSLISGVWGQEIWILSVLLVGTSSILGAINFVTTIFKMRIKDMDLHSMPLFCWSMLATSALILLSTPVLAAALVLLSFDLIAGTSFFNPTGGGDPVVYQHMFWFYSHPAVYIMILPFFGLISDVLPVHARKPIFGYRAIAYSSLAISFLGLIVWAHHMFTSGTPGWLRIFFMAATMLIAVPTGIKIFSWCATIWGGKINLNTAMCFGIGFIATFLMGGLTGVMLSSVPFDIHVHDTYFVVGHFHYVLFGGAAMGLFAGFYHWFPKMTGRMINEPLGKAHFILLFIGLNITFLPMHELGLLGMNRRIALYDIEFQPLNQLCTLGAYLLAVSTVPFVINVFLSLVKGEKAGRNPWRAFTLEWQTSSPPAIENFDEEPVLWAGPYDYGTDSEGVNSEENIEDMLAEVGANSK from the coding sequence ATGACAATCACCGTCGAATCAACCCACATGGAACATCAACAAAGGAAATGGACGGACTATTTCACCTTTTGTACGGATCATAAGGTGATTGGTATTCAATACTTAGTCACGTCCTTCGCGTTCTATTTTATCGGTGGGGCTTTTGCTGAAGTGCTTCGCACAGAGTTGGCCACCGCCGATCCCGATTTCGTTACCCCTGCCATGTATAACCAATTTATGACCCTACATGGCACTATTATGATCTTTTTATGGATCGTCCCTGCCGGGGCTGCTTTTGCCAATTATTTGATCCCCCTAATGATCGGGGCTGATGATATGGCCTTTCCCACCCTCAACGCAGTGGCTTTCTGGTTAACCCCTCCTGGCGGTATTCTCCTACTGCTGAGTTTCTTTGTGGATGGTGGGGCAGCCCAAGCCGGCTGGACTTCCTATCCTCCCCTCAGTTTAATTAGTGGGGTTTGGGGCCAAGAAATTTGGATTTTAAGCGTCTTATTGGTGGGGACTTCCTCTATTTTGGGGGCGATTAATTTTGTCACCACCATCTTTAAAATGCGTATTAAAGATATGGATTTGCACAGTATGCCTCTGTTTTGTTGGTCCATGCTGGCAACCTCTGCTTTAATTCTTTTATCTACCCCTGTTCTCGCTGCCGCTTTAGTTCTCTTATCCTTTGATTTAATCGCAGGAACCAGCTTCTTTAACCCCACAGGCGGAGGCGATCCGGTGGTTTACCAGCATATGTTCTGGTTTTACTCCCACCCTGCGGTTTACATCATGATTTTGCCCTTCTTTGGTTTAATTTCTGATGTATTACCAGTTCATGCCCGTAAACCAATTTTCGGTTATCGTGCGATCGCCTATTCCAGTTTAGCCATTAGTTTCCTCGGTTTAATCGTTTGGGCGCACCATATGTTCACCAGTGGAACCCCTGGCTGGTTGCGGATCTTCTTTATGGCTGCCACCATGCTCATTGCCGTTCCTACGGGGATTAAAATCTTTAGCTGGTGTGCCACGATATGGGGCGGAAAAATTAACCTCAACACCGCCATGTGTTTTGGTATCGGTTTCATTGCCACTTTCTTAATGGGTGGGTTAACCGGAGTCATGTTATCTTCGGTTCCTTTTGATATCCATGTCCATGACACTTACTTTGTGGTGGGACATTTCCATTATGTTCTCTTTGGTGGGGCAGCAATGGGACTATTTGCCGGGTTCTATCATTGGTTCCCGAAAATGACCGGTAGAATGATCAATGAACCCCTAGGAAAAGCTCATTTTATCCTCCTATTTATCGGCTTAAATATCACCTTTTTACCCATGCACGAACTAGGTTTACTGGGGATGAACCGTCGTATTGCTTTATATGATATTGAGTTTCAACCCTTAAACCAACTTTGTACCCTCGGTGCTTATTTATTGGCTGTGTCAACGGTTCCCTTTGTCATTAATGTCTTCCTTAGTTTAGTCAAAGGAGAAAAAGCCGGTCGTAACCCCTGGCGTGCGTTTACTTTAGAATGGCAAACTTCCTCTCCTCCAGCTATTGAAAACTTCGACGAAGAACCCGTTTTATGGGCTGGTCCCTATGATTACGGTACCGACTCCGAAGGAGTTAACTCCGAGGAAAACATTGAGGATATGTTAGCTGAAGTCGGAGCTAATTCTAAGTAA